The following proteins are encoded in a genomic region of Ptychodera flava strain L36383 chromosome 23 unlocalized genomic scaffold, AS_Pfla_20210202 Scaffold_24__1_contigs__length_23054250_pilon, whole genome shotgun sequence:
- the LOC139125103 gene encoding LOW QUALITY PROTEIN: transcriptional repressor CTCF-like (The sequence of the model RefSeq protein was modified relative to this genomic sequence to represent the inferred CDS: deleted 1 base in 1 codon; substituted 1 base at 1 genomic stop codon) — MAREYLQKLRVKKAPPSPREPKTHECDICGRTFRTSTLLRNHHNTHTGIKPYKCELCQRAFGTSGELARHTKYTHTHEKPHKCPLCDYVSVESSKIKRHMRSHTGEKPFKCQVCSYASTDNYKLKRDMRVHTGEKPFKCPECDMAFSQKSSLKEHRWKHTGNRPTHKCDYCDVTFDRIADMKAHIRKMHTAGDPLIYKVCENGFSDRFSYMQHIKTHRGEKIYKCGQCGYSCPQKRHLLTHMRVHTGERPFACKDCGESFKIKPTLVHHEKTKHDLKYQGEKEGEYSCEKCDKSFTRTSALKNHQKKHETILITTPDIGEKRXAEESPEGAPSTPRKMTRSQPRLSQTTTEEGQVIHTIDPTTMSGIEGAVVDVQGIQGTVIGVDAEGGGLVIRVDSSAVGVVSTPEEEDKAEKEEIEAPQEEMQEEEHHASHEEQLVAQISDLAQTGAAEPLPVAAAAAAAAGAVTENVPMEQQVEQEGGAEEETEEGEGGTIYLFVEKQ, encoded by the exons ATGGCTAGAGAGtatttacaaaaattgag GGTGAAGAAGGCACCGCCTAGCCCGAGGGAGCCAAAAACTCACGAGTGTGACATCTGTGGGCGTACTTTCCGCACTTCCACTTTGCTGAGAAACCACCACAACACCCACACAGGGATCAAGCCATACAAGTGTGAATTGTGTCAGCGTGCTTTTGGTACCAGTGGTGAGTTGGCAAGACACACAAAGTACACCCACACCCATGAGAAGCCTCACAAGTGCCCACTGTGCGATTACGTGAGTGTGGAAAGCAGTAAGATCAAGCGTCACATGCGTTCTCACACCGGGGAGAAGCCATTCAAGTGCCAGGTGTGTTCATACGCCAGCACTGACAACTACAAGCTGAAACGTGATATgcgtgtccacactggcgagAAACCTTTCAAGTGTCCGGAATGCGATATGGCATTTTCTCAGAAGAGCAGTCTGAAAGAGCACCGATGGAAGCACACCGGAAATCGACCCACCCACAAGTGCGACTACTGTGATGTTACTTTCGATCGCATAGCTGACATGAAAGCTCACATCCGCAAGATGCACACTGCCGGGGATCCCCTTATCTACAAAGTTTGTGAGAACGGCTTCTCTGATCGCTTCAGCTAC ATGCAGCACATCAAGACCCATCGCGGCGAGAAGATCTACAAATGCGGCCAGTGTGGCTACTCTTGTCCCCAGAAGCGTCATCTCCTGACCCACATGAGGGTGCACACCGGCGAGCGCCCGTTCGCCTGCAAGGACTGCGGCGAGAGCTTCAAAATCAAGCCAACGCTGGTACACCACGAGAAGACCAAGCACGACCTTAAATACCAGGGTGAGAAGGAAGGCGAATACAGCTGTGAAAAGTGCGACAAGTCATTCACCCGCACCAGCGCTCTGAAGAATCACCAGAAGAAACACGAAACCATCCTGATCACCACCCCGGACATTGGAGAGAAGCGTTAAGCAGAGGAATCCCCAGAGGGTGCCCCTTCAACCCCAAGGAAGATGACTCGCTCGCAGCCGAGACTGAGCCAGACAACCACTGAGGAAGGCCAGGTGATACATACCATAGATCCGACCACCATGTCTGGTATTGAAGGAGCTGTGGTAGACGTACAAGGCATCCAGGGTACCGTGATTGGTGTGGACGCTGAAGGTGGCGGCTTGGTCATACGTGTTGACAGTAGTGCTGTCGGTGTCGTGAGCACTCCCGAGGAAGAGGATAAAGCTGAAAAGGAGGAAATTGAAGCACCTCAAG aagaaatgcaAGAAGAGGAGCACCATGCCAGTCACGAAGAACAGCTTGTGGCGCAGATCTCTGACCTGGCTCAAACTGGAGCGGCAGAACCCCTCCCAGTCGCAGCAgctgcagcagcagcagcaggtGCAGTGACAGAGAACGTACCCATGGAACAGCAGGTTGAACAGGAGGGAGGAGCAGAGGAGGAAACCGAAGAAGGGGAGGGTGGAACCATCTACCTGTTTGTTGAAAAGCAGTAA